The Tripterygium wilfordii isolate XIE 37 chromosome 4, ASM1340144v1, whole genome shotgun sequence genome has a window encoding:
- the LOC119996300 gene encoding transcription factor TCP24, translating to MNASSKEIESSSIKHDQGSASHDSIKIPRSNTSSSSSATPWLRLKDPRIVRVSRAFGGKDRHSKVCTIRGLRDRRVRLSVPTAIQLYDLQDRLGLNQPSKVVDWLLNAAKDEIDELPPLPIPPENFALTTHHQPILDHHHQIVGSSKGIAREKESNEGVNDPQSAFMPPRGVLNHAFIPGFLSNNNNSNNSMPSFGSFYPLEASNFSSFSQAAAGGDQNIQNLNALPLPSTLTLSSGGGGSQILVTQPYFTNSGEIDQRQINIHQVMTPSIAHHPQAVYSLGQPMRPFPFSVSPRINIQSSPGNNVGGHDQPNKDQEFHSK from the coding sequence ATGAATGCAAGTTCAAAGGAAATTGAGTCTTCATCAATAAAACATGATCAAGGAAGTGCAAGTCATGATTCCATTAAGATCCCTAGATCTAATACTTCATCAAGCTCATCAGCAACACCATGGTTAAGGCTAAAGGATCCGCGGATCGTGCGAGTTTCGCGAGCATTCGGAGGGAAAGACAGACATAGCAAGGTTTGCACCATAAGAGGATTGAGAGATAGAAGAGTTAGGCTTTCAGTTCCAACAGCAATTCAATTGTATGATCTTCAAGACAGGCTTGGACTCAATCAACCAAGTAAGGTTGTTGATTGGTTACTCAATGCAGCCAAGGATGAAATTGATGAACTCCCTCCTCTCCCAATTCCACCTGAAAACTTTGCCCTAACAACACACCATCAACCAAttcttgatcatcatcatcaaattgtTGGTTCCTCAAAGGGAATtgcaagagaaaaagaaagcaatGAAGGAGTAAATGATCCCCAAAGTGCATTCATGCCACCAAGAGGTGTACTAAATCATGCTTTCATACCTGGATTTctcagcaacaacaacaacagcaataACAGTATGCCATCATTTGGTTCTTTCTATCCTTTGGAGGCTTcaaatttttcttctttctctcaaGCCGCGGCCGGAGGGGATCAAAATATTCAGAACTTGAATGCTCTACCATTGCCATCTACATTGACGCTATCGTCCGGCGGTGGAGGCTCTCAGATTTTGGTGACACAACCTTATTTCACAAACAGTGGCGAAATTGATCAAAGGCAAATCAATATTCACCAAGTGATGACACCTTCAATTGCTCATCATCCACAAGCTGTGTACTCATTAGGGCAGCCCATGAGACCCTTCCCTTTCAGTGTGTCACCAAGAATTAATATCCAATCCTCGCCCGGGAACAATGTCGGCGGACATGATCAGCCTAATAAGGATCAAGAATTTCATTCtaaatga
- the LOC119996551 gene encoding phenolic glucoside malonyltransferase 1-like, with the protein MASNDSLKIVEVSKVAPFNDSSEPLSELRLPITLFDAFWFRFPPVERVFYYRLTEPSDPISCNSVILPKLKHTLSLTLRHFLPLAGNLTWPSRAPQPFILYTPNDGVSLTVAESDADFDRVSGDKPRGAIESHTLVPELAISEKTASLLALQVTLFPHQGLSIGLSTHHSILDGKSTTMFIKAWAYVCKTGKSDSLPPELTPFMDRAVIEDQEGFCRLFLDKWAQRIQGQNPENLKVLPQLSCPKNLVRSTFELTREDIKKLREYVSSTRQNSEPRSLHLSTFVLTCAYTMSCIAKSKKIESNTRFWFGFTADVRERLDPPIPANYFGNCVATYGVALEVEDIAGAEGVVYAAEKIGELVKGLGRVDLRETNATLEKFIDLEPGAVGVTVAGSPRFDVYESDFGWGRPKRVEVTSVDRTGAISLAESSDGSGGVEIGLALSDDKMEVFAECFADGLKS; encoded by the coding sequence ATGGCGTCAAACGATTCCCTAAAGATAGTGGAGGTTTCCAAAGTTGCTCCGTTTAACGATTCGTCTGAGCCACTCTCCGAGTTACGTCTCCCAATCACTTTGTTCGATGCATTTTGGTTCAGATTTCCTCCAGTTGAGCGAGTCTTCTATTACCGACTCACTGAGCCATCTGACCCGATTTCATGCAACTCGGTTATTCTCCCCAAACTCAagcacacactctctctcactctccgcCACTTCCTCCCACTCGCTGGCAACCTCACGTGGCCCTCACGTGCTCCCCAACCTTTCATCCTCTACACCCCAAACGACGGCGTTTCTCTCACCGTCGCTGAATCCGACGCTGACTTTGACCGTGTGTCCGGTGATAAACCACGCGGTGCTATTGAATCGCATACCCTGGTACCGGAATTGGCGATATCGGAGAAAACGGCGTCGCTTTTGGCGTTGCAGGTGACTCTGTTTCCACACCAAGGGCTTTCTATTGGGCTCTCTACGCACCATTCGATTCTCGATGGCAAAAGCACAACCATGTTTATCAAAGCTTGGGCTTATGTATGCAAAACCGGTAAGTCCGACTCGCTACCGCCGGAGCTTACACCGTTTATGGACCGAGCCGTTATAGAGGACCAAGAAGGATTCTGCAGGCTTTTCCTGGACAAGTGGGCGCAAAGAATCCAAGGCCAGAACCCAGAAAACTTGAAGGTACTCCCACAATTAAGTTGTCCCAAGAACTTGGTCCGGTCAACATTCGAGTTGACACGGGAAGATATAAAGAAACTCAGAGAGTATGTATCGTCGACTCGGCAAAATTCAGAACCCAGATCACTCCATTTATCTACGTTTGTTCTCACTTGTGCTTACACTATGTCTTGCATCGCtaaatccaaaaaaattgaGAGCAATACGAGATTCTGGTTTGGTTTCACGGCCGATGTTAGGGAGCGTTTGGATCCCCCGATTCCGGCGAACTATTTTGGTAACTGTGTTGCAACATATGGCGTAGCTCTTGAAGTAGAAGACATTGCGGGAGCAGAGGGTGTGGTTTATGCGGCGGAAAAAATCGGTGAACTGGTAAAAGGGCTGGGGAGAGTAGATCTTAGAGAAACAAATGCGACGCTTGAGAAGTTTATAGACTTAGAACCGGGAGCAGTAGGTGTCACGGTTGCTGGGTCACCCCGGTTCGATGTGTACGAGTCGGATTTCGGGTGGGGTAGGCCGAAGAGAGTGGAGGTGACGTCCGTGGATAGGACGGGGGCCATTTCGTTGGCGGAAAGCAGCGACGGGAGTGGTGGAGTTGAGATTGGGTTGGCTTTAAGTGACGACAAAATGGAGGTTTTCGCAGAATGCTTTGCGGATGGGCTGAAAAGCTAA